A stretch of the Lolium perenne isolate Kyuss_39 chromosome 3, Kyuss_2.0, whole genome shotgun sequence genome encodes the following:
- the LOC127340570 gene encoding berberine bridge enzyme-like Cyn d 4, which translates to MPRRRLSYRSVRPSAAFAVVDLARLRSVRVTRGPPATAWVDSGATLGELYHAVGRASGRLAFPAGLCPTVGIGGHLSGGGFGMLLRKHSLAADHVVDAVLVDAKGRLLDRTSMGRDVFWAIRGGGGGGSFGIVLSWKVKLVPVPPTVTVFTVAKSVEEGAVDILAKWTGGQLPVPVPGHLRRGLAGTMPTVLAGRQSWLRRHCMTDENEAHMRALACLLPACSL; encoded by the coding sequence atgccgcgccgccgcctctctTACAGGTCGGTGCGGCCCAGCGCGGCGTTCGCCGTGGTCGACCTCGCCCGCCTTCGCTCCGTGCGGGTCACCCGGGGACCGCCCGCCACCGCGTGGGTGGACTCCGGCGCGACGCTCGGGGAGCTCTACCACGCCGTCGGGAGGGCCAGCGGCCGTCTCGCGTTCCCGGCGGGCCTGTGCCCGACGGTGGGCATTGGCGGGCACCTCAGCGGCGGCGGCTTCGGCATGCTCCTTCGCAAGCACAGCCTCGCCGCCGACCACGTCGTGGATGCCGTGCTGGTAGATGCCAAGGGGCGGCTCCTGGACAGGACCTCCATGGGGCGCGACGTCTTCTGGGCCAtccgtggcggcggcggtggagggagCTTCGGCATCGTGCTGTCGTGGAAGGTGAAGCTCGTGCCCGTGCCGCCGACGGTTACGGTGTTCACCGTTGCCAAGTCCGTCGAGGAGGGCGCCGTAGACATCCTTGCCAAGTGGACAGGTGGCCAGCTTCCAGTCCCTGTACCTGGGCACCTGCGACGCGGGCTGGCTGGGACGATGCCGACGGTGTTGGCGGGGCGGCAGAGTTGGTTGCGGAGGCACTGCATGACTGACGAGAACGAAGCGCACATGCGCGCGCTCGCGTGTTTGTTGCCGGCGTGTTCATTATGA